The following proteins come from a genomic window of Polaribacter dokdonensis:
- the typA gene encoding translational GTPase TypA, which produces MQSIRNIAIIAHVDHGKTTLVDKIIDQAKILDDRKERTDLLLDNNDLERERGITILSKNVSVNYKGVKINVIDTPGHADFGGEVERVLKMADGVLLLVDAFEGPMPQTRFVLGKAIELGLTPIVVVNKVDKENCTPDLVHEKVFDLMFALDATEDQLDFTTIYGSAKNGWMSTDWKDEKEDIIDLLDAVIESIPEAPYREGSPQMQITSLDFSAFTGRIAIGRVFRGDLEENKDYMLMKADGTNKKVRIKELHVFEGMGKAKTSKVRSGDICAITGIEGFEIGDTIADLENPEALPRIEVDQPTMSMLFTINNSPFFGKEGKFVTSRHLRDRLFKEMEKNLALRVDTTDSEDKFNVFGRGVLHLSVLIETMRREGYELQVGRPQVIIKEIDGVKSEPYETLSIDVPEDVASKAINLVSLRKGDLLVMEPKGDLQHLEFTIPSRGLIGLRNKILTATAGQAIINHRFSEYGPFKGEFSEDIKGAIVSSAAGKATAYAIDRLQDRGRFFIDPNQEIYIGQVVGENSKDTDMGVNLIKGKKLTNVRSSGTDDSVKIAPKTDFSLEECMEYIKGDEYLEVTPESLRMRKIEFRP; this is translated from the coding sequence ATGCAATCAATAAGAAACATCGCAATTATTGCACACGTTGATCATGGTAAAACAACGTTAGTAGATAAAATTATAGACCAAGCAAAAATTTTAGACGATCGTAAAGAACGTACTGATTTATTATTAGATAATAATGATTTAGAGCGTGAAAGAGGAATTACCATTCTTTCTAAAAACGTATCTGTAAATTATAAAGGTGTAAAAATTAATGTAATTGACACACCAGGTCACGCCGATTTTGGAGGAGAAGTAGAGCGTGTATTAAAAATGGCAGATGGCGTTTTATTATTAGTTGATGCTTTCGAAGGCCCAATGCCACAAACTCGTTTTGTATTAGGTAAGGCTATTGAGTTAGGTTTAACACCTATTGTTGTTGTAAACAAAGTAGATAAAGAAAACTGTACACCAGATTTAGTACACGAAAAAGTATTTGATTTAATGTTTGCTTTAGACGCTACAGAAGATCAATTAGACTTTACAACTATTTATGGTTCAGCTAAAAACGGTTGGATGTCTACAGATTGGAAAGATGAAAAAGAAGACATTATCGATTTATTAGATGCTGTAATCGAATCTATTCCAGAAGCACCTTACAGAGAAGGTTCTCCTCAAATGCAAATTACATCATTAGATTTTTCTGCATTTACAGGTAGAATTGCTATTGGGCGTGTTTTTAGAGGAGACTTAGAAGAGAATAAAGACTACATGTTAATGAAAGCAGATGGTACTAACAAAAAAGTTAGAATTAAAGAATTACATGTATTCGAAGGTATGGGTAAAGCAAAAACTTCTAAAGTAAGAAGTGGTGATATCTGTGCAATTACAGGTATTGAAGGTTTCGAAATTGGAGATACTATTGCAGATTTAGAAAACCCAGAAGCATTACCAAGAATAGAAGTAGATCAGCCTACAATGAGTATGTTGTTTACCATTAACAATTCACCTTTCTTTGGTAAAGAAGGTAAATTTGTAACTTCTCGTCATTTACGTGACAGATTGTTCAAGGAAATGGAAAAGAATTTAGCATTAAGAGTAGATACTACAGATTCTGAAGACAAGTTTAATGTTTTCGGTCGTGGAGTTTTACACTTATCTGTATTGATTGAAACAATGCGTAGAGAAGGGTATGAATTGCAAGTGGGCAGACCACAAGTAATCATTAAAGAAATTGATGGTGTAAAGTCTGAGCCTTATGAAACTTTATCTATTGATGTTCCTGAAGATGTTGCTTCTAAAGCCATAAACTTAGTTTCTTTAAGAAAAGGAGATTTATTAGTAATGGAGCCTAAAGGAGATTTACAACACTTAGAATTTACCATTCCTTCTAGAGGATTAATTGGTTTACGTAATAAGATATTAACAGCAACTGCTGGTCAAGCAATCATTAACCACCGTTTTTCTGAATATGGACCTTTTAAAGGCGAGTTTTCTGAAGATATTAAAGGTGCTATTGTATCTTCTGCTGCAGGTAAAGCAACAGCTTATGCAATTGATCGATTACAAGACAGAGGACGTTTCTTTATAGATCCTAATCAAGAAATTTACATTGGTCAGGTAGTTGGAGAAAACAGTAAAGATACTGATATGGGTGTAAACTTAATTAAAGGTAAAAAATTAACAAACGTTCGTTCATCAGGTACAGATGATAGTGTAAAGATTGCTCCTAAAACAGATTTCTCTTTAGAAGAATGTATGGAGTATATTAAAGGAGATGAATATTTAGAGGTTACTCCTGAGAGTTTACGTATGCGTAAAATTGAATTTAGACCATAG
- a CDS encoding LETM1 domain-containing protein, producing MKTVEEIRTLLHKNKLRLHQELLQSKEAMFLIRKSTHAKLTPEERKKIYILILDICKSIPALAVFLLPGGAILLPLLIKLIPDILPSAFREDSTEP from the coding sequence ATGAAAACTGTAGAAGAAATAAGAACCTTATTGCACAAAAACAAATTACGATTGCATCAAGAGCTTTTGCAAAGTAAAGAAGCCATGTTCTTAATTCGTAAATCTACACATGCCAAATTAACACCAGAAGAAAGAAAAAAAATATACATATTAATTTTAGATATTTGCAAATCTATACCAGCATTAGCGGTATTTTTATTACCTGGAGGCGCAATTCTATTACCACTTTTAATTAAATTAATTCCAGATATTCTGCCCTCTGCATTTAGAGAAGATTCAACTGAACCTTAA
- a CDS encoding proline dehydrogenase family protein encodes MKLFDNTEVAFALKSDSQLERAYFLFKMIQNQPMVKIGSAVTNFALKVHLPIEGLIRSTVFDHFCGGVTEDDCLPIIENMYANGKVHSVLDYSVEGKDEEASFNEALQKILKIIDFCAEKKSIPFAVFKPTGFGRFALYQKLSEGKELTEKEEIEWIQVIKRFHKVCQVAVEKDVPLLIDAEESWMQDAADELIEGLMETYNTKKAIVFNTLQMYRHDRMDYLMALHSKAKAKGFHIGMKVVRGAYMEKERQRAKEKGYRSPICTDKKATDENFNAAIKYMMDNSHMALFAGTHNEESSYLVMDLAKKYQLKVNDNRLWFGQLFGMSDHISYNLANQGYNVAKYLPFGPVRDVMPYLIRRAEENTSVAGQTSRELNLLQTERKRRKL; translated from the coding sequence ATGAAACTTTTTGACAATACAGAAGTTGCTTTTGCATTAAAATCAGATTCACAGTTAGAACGTGCTTATTTTTTGTTCAAAATGATACAAAATCAACCTATGGTAAAAATAGGAAGCGCTGTTACTAATTTTGCTTTAAAGGTACATTTACCTATAGAAGGTTTAATTCGTTCTACAGTGTTCGATCATTTCTGTGGAGGAGTTACAGAAGACGATTGTTTACCTATTATAGAAAACATGTATGCTAATGGTAAAGTACATAGTGTACTGGATTATTCTGTAGAAGGTAAAGATGAAGAAGCTAGTTTTAACGAAGCTTTACAAAAGATTCTTAAAATTATAGATTTTTGTGCTGAGAAAAAATCAATTCCTTTTGCTGTATTTAAGCCTACAGGATTTGGACGATTTGCTTTATATCAAAAATTATCTGAAGGTAAAGAACTAACAGAAAAAGAAGAAATTGAGTGGATTCAAGTGATAAAAAGGTTTCATAAAGTTTGTCAGGTTGCTGTAGAAAAAGATGTTCCGTTATTAATTGATGCAGAAGAAAGTTGGATGCAAGATGCAGCTGATGAGCTTATTGAAGGTTTAATGGAAACGTACAATACCAAAAAAGCCATTGTATTTAATACTTTACAGATGTATAGACATGATAGAATGGACTATCTAATGGCCTTACATTCTAAAGCAAAGGCTAAAGGTTTTCATATAGGTATGAAAGTAGTTAGAGGTGCCTATATGGAGAAAGAACGTCAAAGAGCGAAAGAAAAAGGATACAGATCACCTATTTGTACAGATAAAAAAGCTACAGATGAAAACTTTAATGCTGCTATTAAATACATGATGGATAATTCTCACATGGCTTTATTTGCAGGTACACATAATGAAGAAAGTTCTTATTTAGTAATGGATTTAGCAAAAAAGTATCAGCTAAAAGTAAATGATAACAGACTTTGGTTTGGGCAATTGTTTGGTATGAGTGATCATATTAGCTACAATTTAGCCAATCAAGGATACAATGTAGCAAAGTATTTGCCTTTTGGCCCAGTAAGAGATGTAATGCCATATTTAATAAGAAGAGCAGAAGAAAATACTTCTGTAGCTGGCCAAACTAGTAGAGAATTAAACCTACTGCAAACAGAGCGTAAGCGTAGAAAATTATAA
- the aroB gene encoding 3-dehydroquinate synthase, giving the protein MKTIKAVSYPVHFQEESYQELSQLIQEKDYSTLFVLVDENTMEHCYPKFIPNLKTDKTIEVIEIESGEINKNLETCVGVWNAITELGGDRKSLVITLGGGVITDMGGFVASCFKRGVDFVNIPTTLLSMVDASVGGKTGVDLGVLKNQIGLFANPQMVIVDNQYLTTVTEREIKSGIAEIIKYGVTYDVSLFENIKKNKENNISDLIFRSVEIKNEVVLKDPKEKDLRKILNFGHTLGHAIESFYLESEDKENLTHGEAIAIGMVCESYISNKELQFPIDKVHALKEVVCAIYDKIQLLEKDFTAILNLLKHDKKNVNGQVNFVLLNDFEDFKLDCKVPEVLIKESLQFYNS; this is encoded by the coding sequence ATGAAAACCATTAAGGCTGTATCTTATCCTGTTCATTTTCAGGAAGAAAGCTATCAAGAATTATCACAATTAATTCAAGAAAAAGACTACTCAACTTTGTTTGTTTTGGTAGATGAAAATACCATGGAACACTGTTATCCTAAATTTATACCAAATTTAAAGACAGATAAAACTATAGAGGTTATAGAAATTGAATCTGGAGAGATCAATAAGAACTTAGAAACTTGTGTTGGTGTTTGGAATGCCATTACAGAATTGGGTGGAGATAGAAAGAGTTTGGTAATTACTTTAGGAGGTGGAGTTATTACAGATATGGGTGGTTTTGTAGCTTCTTGTTTTAAAAGAGGTGTAGATTTTGTGAATATACCTACTACCCTATTATCTATGGTAGATGCCTCAGTTGGTGGCAAAACAGGTGTAGATTTAGGCGTGTTAAAAAACCAAATTGGTTTGTTTGCAAATCCGCAGATGGTAATTGTAGACAATCAATATTTAACAACTGTTACAGAAAGAGAAATAAAATCTGGAATAGCAGAGATTATTAAATATGGAGTTACTTATGATGTGTCTTTATTTGAAAACATTAAAAAGAACAAAGAAAATAATATTAGCGATTTAATTTTTAGATCTGTAGAAATTAAAAACGAGGTTGTTTTAAAAGATCCAAAAGAAAAGGATTTGCGTAAAATTTTAAATTTTGGGCATACACTTGGGCATGCAATAGAATCATTCTACTTAGAATCTGAAGACAAGGAAAACTTAACACATGGTGAAGCCATTGCAATTGGGATGGTCTGCGAAAGTTATATTTCTAACAAAGAATTACAATTTCCAATAGATAAGGTGCATGCTTTAAAAGAAGTTGTATGCGCTATTTATGATAAAATACAATTATTAGAAAAAGATTTTACGGCCATTCTTAACTTATTGAAACACGATAAGAAAAATGTAAATGGACAAGTAAACTTTGTACTTTTAAATGATTTTGAAGATTTTAAATTAGATTGTAAAGTGCCTGAAGTATTGATAAAAGAAAGTTTACAATTTTATAACTCATAA
- a CDS encoding cold-shock protein, with protein MAKSQQTFSKSEKEKKRLKKREDKRKKMEARKAAKEESGASGIQFAYVDHNGNLTDTPPDPELKVEYELEDIQISTTKKEDLPEEDPVRKGKVNFFDTSKGFGFIIDSDNGEKYFTHVSGLIDTIAENDKVSFELEKGMRGMNAVKVKKV; from the coding sequence ATGGCAAAATCGCAACAGACATTTAGTAAAAGTGAAAAAGAAAAAAAACGTTTAAAAAAACGCGAAGACAAGCGTAAAAAAATGGAGGCAAGAAAAGCTGCTAAAGAAGAAAGTGGTGCATCTGGAATTCAGTTTGCTTATGTAGATCATAATGGAAATTTAACAGATACTCCTCCAGATCCAGAATTAAAAGTAGAGTATGAATTAGAAGATATTCAAATTTCTACTACTAAAAAAGAAGATTTACCAGAAGAAGATCCAGTAAGAAAAGGAAAAGTAAATTTCTTTGATACTTCTAAAGGTTTTGGTTTTATTATCGATTCAGATAATGGAGAAAAATATTTTACACACGTAAGTGGTTTAATAGATACTATTGCAGAGAATGATAAGGTTTCTTTTGAATTAGAAAAAGGAATGCGTGGAATGAATGCAGTGAAAGTAAAAAAAGTATAA
- a CDS encoding TetR/AcrR family transcriptional regulator: MKDLLSNLKISVPDKIYIKDPETSQLGKRIIENSIVIINEIGFESFTFKKLGNRIGSNESSIYRYFESKHKLLLYLSSWYWAWLEYQLVLETFSISNSKEKLEKAITILTRTVEEDSNFTHINEVLLYKIIVNESSKSFLTKEVDNDNKEGYFEVYKRLVTRLEQMIASVNSDYKFALSLASTIIEGGLHQHFLNSHFPSITNCDNNKVPTKFFLHLVFHTLNKDND, from the coding sequence ATGAAAGATTTATTATCTAACTTAAAAATATCTGTACCAGATAAAATATATATAAAAGACCCTGAAACCTCTCAACTAGGAAAGCGTATTATTGAGAATAGTATTGTTATTATTAATGAAATTGGTTTTGAGAGTTTTACCTTTAAAAAACTAGGAAATAGAATAGGTTCTAATGAAAGTTCTATTTATAGGTATTTTGAGAGTAAACACAAGCTACTATTATACCTTTCTTCTTGGTATTGGGCTTGGTTAGAGTACCAATTGGTTTTAGAAACTTTTAGTATTTCTAACTCTAAAGAAAAGTTAGAAAAAGCCATTACCATTCTTACAAGAACTGTAGAAGAAGACAGTAATTTCACTCACATTAACGAAGTGTTATTGTATAAAATTATTGTTAATGAAAGTTCTAAATCATTCTTAACCAAAGAGGTTGATAATGATAATAAAGAAGGCTATTTTGAAGTTTATAAACGTTTGGTAACTCGTTTAGAACAGATGATTGCCAGCGTAAATTCTGATTATAAATTTGCTTTGAGTTTGGCAAGCACTATCATAGAAGGTGGTTTACATCAGCATTTTTTAAACAGCCACTTCCCTTCTATAACCAATTGCGATAACAACAAAGTACCAACAAAATTCTTTTTGCATTTAGTATTTCATACTTTAAATAAAGATAATGACTAA
- a CDS encoding peptidase domain-containing ABC transporter, whose translation MTNKPLTPWQRFLGLLRLEKREIFQIFYYAIFGGIVSLSLPLGIQAIINLIQGAQISTSWIVLVVAVTIGVIFSGALQLMQLRIIETIQQRIFTRASFELSYRFPKIKMIELREYYPPELANRFFDTLTIQKGLSKILIDVPTAILQIIFALILLSFYHPFFIIFGILLLLLIYIVFKFTAQKGLETSLVESKIKYKVAHWIQEVARTVVSFKLSGNTSLAMSKNDVLVDKYIEARENHFKILILQFTQMIGFKVIVTASLLLIGGALVLNQEMNIGQFVAAEIIILLVIASVEKLIIGLESFYDVLTSIEKIGQVVDKELESQDGEKPLFKDGLTVELDEVSYEVANRKKPIIKNISLKIKPKSRILIVGESGAGKSSLLRLISGVIEPTAGNIYVNNLALGSLHLNHYRSQLGLSLSEETPFEGSIRENLIFGNDKIKDSKIFEILDIVGLSQFLKEQANGLDTILNAEGKQMSYTIAKKIILARAIIKEPKIMILEDPLDQFNLEETVSIIKYLTDSARPWSLIVVSSKKSWRTECSQTITIDKGEIKAIN comes from the coding sequence ATGACTAACAAACCACTTACTCCTTGGCAACGTTTCTTAGGGTTGCTAAGATTAGAAAAAAGAGAGATTTTTCAGATTTTTTATTACGCCATTTTTGGCGGAATTGTTTCGCTTTCATTACCCTTAGGTATACAAGCAATCATTAACTTAATACAAGGAGCACAAATTTCTACTTCTTGGATTGTTTTAGTAGTTGCTGTGACTATTGGTGTAATATTTTCTGGAGCATTACAATTAATGCAATTGAGAATTATAGAAACCATTCAACAAAGAATCTTTACAAGAGCTTCTTTTGAATTGAGCTATCGTTTTCCGAAAATTAAAATGATAGAATTACGTGAGTACTATCCTCCAGAATTAGCAAATCGTTTTTTTGATACGCTAACCATTCAGAAAGGATTATCAAAAATTTTGATAGATGTACCAACAGCTATTTTACAAATCATTTTTGCATTGATTTTACTTTCATTCTATCACCCATTTTTTATCATCTTTGGTATTTTGCTACTGTTGCTTATTTACATTGTATTTAAGTTTACTGCACAAAAGGGTTTAGAAACAAGTTTAGTAGAATCTAAAATAAAATATAAGGTTGCACACTGGATACAAGAAGTAGCAAGAACTGTAGTTAGCTTTAAACTGTCTGGAAACACAAGTTTGGCGATGTCTAAAAATGATGTATTGGTTGATAAATATATTGAGGCTAGAGAAAATCATTTTAAGATTTTAATCTTGCAATTCACGCAAATGATTGGTTTTAAAGTAATTGTAACTGCTAGTTTATTATTAATTGGTGGAGCATTGGTTTTAAATCAAGAAATGAATATTGGACAGTTTGTTGCAGCAGAAATCATTATTCTTTTGGTAATAGCCTCTGTAGAGAAACTAATTATTGGATTAGAATCTTTTTATGATGTATTAACCTCTATTGAAAAAATTGGTCAAGTAGTAGACAAAGAATTAGAATCTCAAGATGGTGAAAAGCCTTTATTTAAAGACGGTTTAACTGTTGAGTTGGATGAAGTATCTTATGAAGTTGCTAATAGAAAGAAGCCAATCATTAAAAACATTTCCTTAAAAATAAAACCTAAAAGTAGAATTCTAATTGTTGGAGAAAGTGGTGCTGGTAAATCTAGTTTATTACGTTTAATATCTGGAGTTATAGAACCTACAGCTGGTAATATTTATGTAAACAACTTAGCTTTAGGTAGTTTACACCTAAATCATTACAGGTCACAATTAGGGTTGTCTTTGTCTGAAGAAACTCCTTTTGAAGGTAGTATTAGAGAAAATCTAATTTTTGGGAATGATAAAATTAAAGACTCTAAGATTTTTGAAATATTAGATATTGTTGGCTTATCACAATTTTTAAAAGAACAAGCCAATGGTTTAGATACTATTTTAAATGCAGAGGGTAAGCAAATGTCTTACACTATTGCTAAGAAGATAATTTTAGCTAGAGCTATTATTAAAGAACCAAAGATTATGATTTTAGAAGATCCTTTAGATCAATTTAATTTAGAGGAAACTGTAAGTATCATTAAGTATTTAACAGATAGTGCAAGACCTTGGTCTTTAATTGTAGTAAGTAGTAAAAAGAGCTGGAGAACAGAATGCAGCCAAACTATTACAATTGATAAAGGTGAAATTAAAGCAATAAACTAG